In Romboutsia lituseburensis, a genomic segment contains:
- a CDS encoding metallophosphoesterase, with translation MNRKAIMAIIGISTLLVSGCSSTNTTEINVLATTDLHGSIPYELGEYAKNELKKEENVALVDAGDFIDRYDRGAMDKYFELKYEDEHNNKQIHREVPLAKDMKEIGYDAVVLGNHEFISGNKFYLDGIVSDFNKQGVDVLSANTYNKNGSNYVKPYVIKKVKTSDGEVNLGILGLTIKEVGRDWYWDKNWNRVEAKSIELKDQPGFEDLYMKDLVEDAKTYVKEMKKDGADVIVAVAHTGEKPKNPKHPGNRIQDLATQVDGIDAIVAGHNHEQIKQHDYTNKSGEKVIVTEPGKRGECISKINFKLEKDEDKWKIVEKSSDLKQIEQPPLSENFDEFFNGFRDIDEDVKEINLEKIISFKWDKAYYFKTPINKSEIYEKVGYKYNSLSDIVDENMLQIVFMEGEKVVCHICIDKNLFKFDIKFDESDYEGNTVTIYPNKNDKFKVQMKMNKGYQSIYLTHTK, from the coding sequence ATGAATAGAAAAGCAATAATGGCAATTATAGGAATATCAACACTATTAGTATCAGGATGTAGTTCGACTAATACAACAGAAATAAATGTATTAGCAACAACAGATTTACATGGTAGTATTCCATATGAATTAGGTGAATATGCAAAAAACGAATTAAAAAAAGAAGAAAATGTAGCACTAGTAGATGCTGGAGATTTCATAGATAGATATGATAGGGGTGCTATGGATAAATATTTTGAATTAAAATATGAGGATGAGCATAATAATAAACAGATTCATAGAGAGGTACCTCTAGCAAAAGATATGAAAGAAATAGGATATGACGCTGTAGTGCTTGGAAATCATGAATTTATATCAGGTAATAAATTTTATTTAGATGGTATAGTATCAGATTTTAATAAACAAGGAGTAGATGTATTATCTGCAAATACATACAATAAAAATGGATCAAATTACGTAAAGCCCTATGTCATAAAGAAAGTAAAAACTTCTGATGGTGAAGTTAATCTAGGAATATTAGGACTTACAATAAAAGAAGTGGGAAGAGATTGGTATTGGGATAAAAATTGGAATAGAGTAGAAGCAAAATCAATAGAATTAAAAGACCAACCAGGGTTTGAAGATTTATATATGAAGGACTTAGTAGAAGACGCTAAAACATATGTAAAAGAAATGAAAAAAGATGGAGCAGATGTAATAGTTGCAGTAGCACATACTGGAGAAAAGCCTAAAAATCCAAAACACCCAGGAAATAGAATACAAGATTTAGCTACACAAGTAGATGGAATAGATGCAATAGTAGCAGGTCATAACCATGAACAAATAAAACAACATGATTATACAAATAAATCAGGTGAAAAAGTAATAGTGACTGAACCTGGTAAACGTGGAGAGTGTATCTCTAAAATAAATTTTAAACTAGAAAAAGACGAAGACAAGTGGAAAATTGTAGAAAAATCAAGCGATTTAAAACAAATTGAGCAACCTCCTTTGAGTGAAAATTTTGATGAATTTTTTAACGGGTTCCGCGATATAGATGAAGATGTTAAAGAAATAAATTTAGAAAAAATAATATCCTTTAAATGGGATAAAGCATATTACTTTAAAACTCCAATAAATAAATCAGAAATATACGAAAAAGTAGGATACAAATATAACAGTCTTTCAGATATTGTAGATGAGAATATGCTACAAATAGTATTTATGGAAGGTGAAAAAGTAGTTTGTCATATATGCATTGATAAGAATCTATTTAAATTTGATATTAAATTTGATGAATCAGACTATGAAGGTAATACAGTAACTATTTACCCAAATAAAAATGATAAATTTAAAGTGCAAATGAAAATGAATAAAGGATATCAGAGTATATACTTAACTCATACAAAATAG
- a CDS encoding metallophosphoesterase yields MKRKIIISILGISTLLVSGCSSTKTTEINVLATTDLHGSIPYELSEYAKNELKKEENVALVDAGDFLDGDYGGAMDKYFDLKRKDYENNEQIYREMPLAKDMKEVGYDAVVLGNHEFVSSDKFDLDNIVSDFNKQGVDVLSANTYNKDGSNYVKPYIIKKVKTPEGEVNLGILGLTIKEVGESKDWDEESGKLVDAKSRELKDQPGFEDLYMNDLVEDAKTYVKDMKKDGADVIVAVAHTGERPKKPKHPGNRIQDLATQVEGIDAIVAGHNHVQIKQHDYTNKAGEKVIVTEPGKHGECISKINFKLEKDKDSWNVVDKSSYLKQIEQPPYDKNLDAFFKGIENVDEKNEEVNLGKIIPFKWDKAYFFKAPIKKEEIYNKVGYKWKDITAAENENRMLMAFMDDKKVVCYLYFDMESMGMYVKFDESEFKDNVATIYPSKNDKFKIKINKEDFSIYLTHIKNQ; encoded by the coding sequence ATGAAAAGAAAAATAATAATATCAATATTAGGGATATCAACACTATTAGTATCAGGATGTAGTTCGACTAAGACAACAGAAATAAATGTATTAGCAACAACAGACTTACATGGGAGTATACCATATGAGTTATCTGAATATGCAAAAAATGAGTTGAAAAAAGAAGAAAATGTAGCCCTAGTAGACGCTGGAGATTTTTTAGATGGAGATTATGGCGGGGCTATGGACAAATACTTTGATTTGAAACGCAAGGATTATGAAAATAATGAACAAATTTATAGAGAAATGCCTTTAGCAAAAGATATGAAAGAAGTAGGATATGATGCTGTAGTACTTGGAAATCATGAATTTGTATCAAGTGATAAATTTGATTTAGATAATATAGTATCAGATTTTAATAAACAAGGAGTAGATGTATTATCTGCAAATACATACAATAAAGATGGATCAAATTATGTAAAGCCATATATTATAAAAAAAGTAAAAACTCCTGAGGGAGAAGTTAATCTAGGTATATTAGGACTTACAATAAAAGAAGTAGGAGAAAGTAAGGATTGGGATGAAGAAAGTGGAAAACTTGTAGATGCAAAATCACGAGAACTAAAAGACCAGCCAGGATTTGAGGATTTGTATATGAATGACTTAGTAGAAGATGCTAAAACATATGTAAAAGACATGAAAAAAGATGGTGCTGATGTAATAGTTGCGGTAGCACATACAGGAGAAAGACCTAAAAAGCCAAAGCACCCAGGAAATAGGATACAGGATTTAGCTACACAAGTAGAGGGGATAGATGCAATAGTTGCAGGTCACAATCATGTACAAATAAAACAACATGATTATACAAATAAAGCTGGAGAAAAAGTAATAGTTACAGAACCTGGTAAACATGGAGAATGTATTTCTAAAATAAATTTCAAATTAGAAAAAGACAAAGATAGTTGGAATGTTGTAGATAAATCAAGTTATTTAAAACAAATTGAGCAACCTCCTTATGATAAAAATCTAGACGCATTTTTTAAGGGAATAGAAAATGTAGATGAAAAAAATGAAGAAGTAAACTTAGGAAAAATAATACCATTTAAATGGGATAAGGCATATTTCTTCAAAGCACCAATAAAAAAAGAAGAAATATATAATAAAGTTGGATATAAATGGAAAGATATTACAGCTGCTGAAAATGAAAATAGGATGCTAATGGCATTTATGGATGATAAAAAAGTAGTTTGTTATTTATATTTTGATATGGAATCAATGGGGATGTATGTGAAATTTGATGAATCAGAATTTAAAGATAATGTAGCAACTATTTATCCAAGTAAAAATGATAAGTTTAAGATAAAAATAAATAAAGAAGATTTTAGTATTTATCTAACACATATAAAAAATCAATAA
- a CDS encoding metallophosphoesterase, giving the protein MKRKIIISILGISTLLVSGCSTPKTTEINVLATTDLHGSIPYELSEYAKNELKKEENVALVDAGDFLDGDDGGAMDKYFELKRKDYENNKQIHREMPLAKDMKEVGYDAVVLGNHEFVSIDKSGLDNIVSDFNKQGIDVLSANTYNKDGSNYVKPYIIKKVKTPEGEVNLGILGLTIKEVGESKHWDEESGKLVEAKSLELKDQPGFENLYMNDLVEDAKTYVKDMKKDGADVIVAVAHSGERPKKPKHPGNRIQDLATQVEGIDAIVAGHNHTQIKQHDYTNKAGEKVIVTEPGDHGDCISKINFKLEKDKDNWKVVDKSSDLKQIEQPPYVKNLEDFFGGLASIYEKTTEINLAKIIPFKWDKVYYFKTPISKEEIYDKVGYKWKSIADDIDKNMLQLVFMEGEKVVCYISVDKELFKFDMKFDESDYEGNVVTIYPNKNDKFKVKANKDDFSKYLTHIK; this is encoded by the coding sequence ATGAAAAGAAAAATAATAATATCAATATTAGGAATATCAACATTATTAGTATCAGGGTGTAGCACACCAAAAACAACAGAAATAAATGTATTAGCCACAACAGACTTACATGGTAGTATACCATATGAGTTATCTGAATATGCAAAAAATGAATTAAAAAAAGAAGAAAATGTGGCCCTAGTAGACGCTGGAGACTTCTTAGATGGAGATGATGGAGGAGCTATGGACAAATATTTTGAGTTAAAACGTAAGGATTATGAAAATAACAAACAAATTCATAGAGAAATGCCTCTAGCAAAAGATATGAAAGAAGTAGGATATGATGCTGTAGTGCTTGGAAATCATGAATTTGTATCAATTGATAAATCTGGCTTAGATAATATAGTATCTGATTTTAATAAACAAGGTATAGATGTGTTATCTGCAAATACATACAATAAAGATGGATCAAATTATGTAAAGCCATATATTATAAAAAAAGTAAAAACTCCTGAGGGAGAAGTTAATCTAGGAATATTAGGTCTTACAATAAAAGAAGTAGGAGAAAGTAAGCATTGGGATGAAGAAAGTGGAAAACTTGTAGAAGCAAAATCACTAGAATTAAAAGACCAGCCAGGGTTTGAGAATTTATATATGAATGACTTAGTAGAAGATGCAAAAACATATGTAAAAGACATGAAAAAAGATGGTGCAGATGTAATAGTTGCAGTAGCTCATTCAGGAGAAAGACCTAAAAAGCCAAAACATCCAGGAAATAGAATACAAGATTTAGCTACACAAGTAGAGGGGATAGATGCAATAGTAGCAGGTCACAATCACACACAAATAAAACAACATGATTATACAAATAAAGCTGGAGAAAAAGTAATAGTAACTGAGCCTGGTGATCACGGAGATTGTATTTCTAAAATAAATTTCAAACTAGAAAAAGACAAAGATAATTGGAAGGTTGTAGATAAATCAAGTGATCTAAAACAAATTGAACAACCCCCTTACGTGAAAAACTTAGAAGACTTTTTTGGAGGCTTAGCTAGTATATATGAAAAAACAACAGAAATAAATTTAGCAAAAATAATACCATTTAAATGGGACAAGGTATATTATTTTAAAACTCCAATAAGTAAAGAAGAAATATACGATAAAGTAGGATATAAATGGAAAAGTATAGCAGATGATATAGATAAAAATATGCTACAACTTGTATTTATGGAAGGTGAAAAAGTAGTTTGCTATATATCTGTTGATAAAGAATTATTTAAATTTGATATGAAATTTGATGAATCAGATTATGAAGGTAATGTTGTAACTATTTATCCAAATAAAAATGACAAATTCAAAGTAAAAGCAAATAAAGACGATTTTAGCAAATACTTAACACATATAAAATAG
- a CDS encoding metallophosphoesterase, producing MKRKIIISILGISTLLISGCSSTKTTEINVLATTDLHSFIPYELGEYAKNELKKEENVALVDAGDFMGRDDSGAVDKYISLKNNDDKNNKKVYREMPLAKDMKEIGYDAVVLGNHEFVSSDKFDLDGIVSDFNKQGIYVLSANTYNKDGSNYVKPYIIKKVKTLEGEVNLGILGLTIKEVGEKWHWDENGNKVESKSLELKDQPGFENLYMNDLVEDAKIYVKEMKKDGADVIVAVAHTGEKPKKPRHPGNRIQDLATQVEGIDAIVAGHNHEQIKQHDYTNKAGEKVIVTEPGDHGDCISKINFKLEKDKGNWKVVEKSSDLKQIEQPPLGKNGQEFFGAIFKIDENAKEINLGKIISFKWDKAYYFKTPMSKEKIYEKVGYKYKSLPDVVDESMVQIVFMEGEKVVCNIAFDKKLFKCNLKFDQSDYEGNTVTIYPNKNDKFKVKINKEDSSIYLTHIQNQ from the coding sequence ATGAAAAGAAAGATAATAATATCAATATTAGGAATATCAACACTATTAATATCGGGGTGTAGCTCAACGAAAACAACAGAAATAAATGTATTAGCAACAACAGATTTACATAGTTTCATACCATATGAATTAGGCGAATATGCAAAAAATGAGTTAAAAAAAGAAGAAAATGTAGCCTTAGTAGATGCAGGAGATTTCATGGGTAGAGATGATTCTGGTGCTGTGGACAAATACATTAGCTTAAAGAATAATGATGATAAAAATAACAAAAAAGTTTATAGAGAAATGCCTTTAGCAAAAGATATGAAAGAAATAGGATACGATGCTGTAGTACTTGGAAATCATGAATTTGTATCTAGTGATAAATTTGATTTAGATGGCATAGTATCAGATTTTAATAAACAAGGTATATATGTATTATCTGCAAATACATACAATAAAGATGGCTCAAATTATGTAAAGCCATATATTATAAAAAAAGTAAAAACTCTTGAGGGGGAAGTTAATCTAGGAATATTAGGTCTTACAATAAAAGAAGTAGGTGAAAAATGGCATTGGGATGAAAATGGAAATAAAGTAGAATCTAAATCACTAGAATTAAAAGACCAGCCAGGGTTTGAAAATTTATATATGAATGACTTAGTAGAAGACGCTAAAATATATGTAAAAGAAATGAAAAAAGATGGTGCAGACGTAATAGTTGCAGTAGCGCATACAGGAGAAAAACCTAAAAAACCAAGACATCCAGGGAATAGAATACAAGATTTAGCTACACAAGTAGAAGGAATAGATGCAATAGTGGCAGGCCATAATCATGAACAAATAAAACAGCATGATTATACAAACAAAGCTGGAGAAAAAGTAATAGTAACTGAGCCTGGTGATCACGGAGATTGTATTTCTAAAATAAATTTTAAACTTGAAAAAGATAAAGGTAATTGGAAGGTTGTAGAGAAATCAAGTGATCTAAAACAAATTGAACAACCTCCTTTAGGTAAAAATGGGCAAGAATTTTTTGGGGCAATATTTAAGATAGATGAAAATGCGAAAGAAATAAATTTAGGCAAAATAATATCATTTAAATGGGATAAGGCATATTATTTTAAAACTCCAATGAGCAAAGAAAAAATATATGAAAAAGTAGGTTATAAATATAAAAGTCTTCCAGATGTAGTAGATGAGAGCATGGTACAAATAGTATTCATGGAAGGCGAAAAAGTAGTTTGTAATATAGCTTTTGATAAGAAGCTCTTCAAATGTAATCTTAAATTTGATCAATCAGATTATGAAGGTAATACTGTAACTATTTATCCAAATAAGAATGATAAATTTAAAGTGAAAATAAATAAAGAAGATTCTAGTATATACTTAACGCATATACAAAATCAATAA
- a CDS encoding HAMP domain-containing sensor histidine kinase: MKSNKKIKFTLLIISMLSLSIFLISLPTIFMYAMNCNGVTTSYMHDDKKLIEEDFYKSQAFDEAVMRPLIGYLNTAVTSDKDLKNNEKKELDQNKKRAKENLSNLSNVEFIAINKDTNEYYTNTSAKDIEEFEGLVAQKQRKAGCVVADIVSEDKSIQYNKTINTKLYTKMDSEGRLASLINIDNIDIQVAVTKNIAPGDWIYGIYKGYQNDVLFFKVAGGVSVISLIVCLLSIILYKLSKVELFSRDSFAIKVLNKIPIELRLLLIPVVLFYGFWLVNSLSYIYYDAYYYDVVYSIIFSILYLFIVFMLIYISGKQIKSIKSKEDILNQSLIIKIFVLSKKTIKNTSKKRKDVITKLLKSNQNMPLIKRVMIIVGIGIVANTIISFICVLLWANFEFVGAIIAMMLSNVVLVGLAYLLIKKLAYLSDIIEGTENIKNGNLSYKIEVKDNDNFTTLAQNINNIGEGLENSIDKQLRSERMKSELITNVSHDLKTPLTSIINYIDLIKDEKNIQPEYINDYVNVLDSKSKRLKSLIEDLFEASKASSGNIELNIERIEFDQLIRQAIGEVEERLSQSNLDIKLNMPKEKIHINADGKRLYRVLENLLSNIAKYSLSNTRVYIDVTTENQKVKLVMKNISSYELNFDAEDIVERFKRGDESRNTEGSGLGLAIAKDLVIIQGGNFDIDIDGDLFKVTIEFFTV; the protein is encoded by the coding sequence ATGAAAAGTAATAAAAAAATAAAATTTACCCTATTAATTATATCAATGTTATCATTATCGATATTTTTAATATCATTACCAACAATATTTATGTATGCAATGAACTGTAATGGTGTAACAACAAGTTATATGCATGATGACAAAAAACTTATAGAAGAAGATTTTTATAAAAGTCAAGCATTTGATGAAGCAGTAATGAGACCACTTATAGGCTATTTAAATACAGCAGTTACAAGTGATAAAGATTTGAAAAATAATGAGAAAAAAGAATTAGATCAAAATAAAAAAAGAGCAAAAGAAAACTTAAGCAATTTAAGTAATGTAGAATTTATAGCAATAAATAAAGATACAAATGAATACTACACAAATACTTCAGCTAAAGACATAGAAGAATTTGAAGGTCTTGTAGCACAAAAGCAGAGAAAAGCTGGTTGTGTAGTAGCAGATATTGTATCAGAAGATAAAAGTATTCAATACAACAAAACCATAAATACAAAATTATATACAAAAATGGATTCAGAAGGAAGGCTAGCTAGTTTAATAAATATAGATAATATAGATATACAGGTTGCTGTTACTAAAAATATAGCACCAGGTGATTGGATATATGGAATCTATAAAGGTTACCAAAATGATGTATTATTTTTCAAAGTAGCAGGTGGAGTATCTGTAATATCATTAATAGTATGCTTATTATCTATAATACTTTATAAATTATCTAAAGTAGAGTTATTTAGTAGAGATAGTTTTGCTATAAAAGTTTTAAATAAGATACCTATAGAGCTAAGGTTATTGTTAATACCAGTAGTTTTATTTTATGGATTTTGGCTAGTAAATTCACTTTCATATATATACTACGATGCATATTATTATGATGTAGTATATAGTATTATCTTTAGTATTTTATATTTATTTATCGTATTCATGCTGATATATATAAGTGGGAAACAAATAAAAAGTATAAAGAGTAAAGAAGATATATTAAATCAAAGTTTAATAATAAAAATATTTGTACTATCTAAAAAAACAATAAAGAATACTAGTAAAAAGAGAAAAGATGTAATTACGAAATTACTTAAATCAAATCAAAATATGCCTTTAATAAAAAGAGTAATGATAATAGTAGGTATAGGCATTGTAGCAAATACAATTATAAGCTTCATATGTGTATTACTTTGGGCTAACTTTGAATTTGTAGGTGCTATAATTGCTATGATGCTAAGTAATGTTGTTTTAGTAGGATTAGCATATCTTCTAATAAAAAAACTAGCATATTTAAGTGATATAATAGAAGGAACAGAAAACATAAAAAATGGAAATTTAAGCTATAAAATAGAAGTGAAGGACAATGATAACTTTACAACTTTAGCACAAAACATAAACAATATAGGAGAAGGTCTAGAAAACTCAATAGACAAGCAATTAAGAAGTGAAAGAATGAAAAGTGAGCTTATAACAAATGTAAGTCATGATTTAAAAACACCTCTTACATCTATAATAAATTATATAGACCTTATAAAAGATGAAAAAAATATACAACCAGAATATATAAATGACTATGTAAATGTATTAGATTCAAAATCAAAAAGGTTAAAATCATTAATAGAAGATTTATTTGAAGCTAGCAAAGCAAGTAGTGGAAATATAGAATTAAACATAGAACGTATAGAGTTTGATCAGCTAATAAGACAAGCCATTGGAGAAGTAGAAGAGAGGCTATCGCAATCAAATTTAGATATTAAACTTAATATGCCAAAAGAAAAAATACACATAAATGCAGATGGAAAAAGATTATATAGAGTTTTAGAAAATTTATTATCAAATATAGCTAAGTATTCACTTTCAAATACTAGGGTATATATTGACGTAACAACAGAAAATCAAAAAGTAAAATTAGTTATGAAAAATATATCTTCTTATGAACTAAATTTTGATGCAGAAGATATAGTAGAGAGATTCAAAAGAGGCGATGAATCTAGAAATACAGAAGGTAGTGGATTAGGACTAGCTATAGCAAAAGATTTAGTCATTATACAAGGTGGAAACTTTGATATAGATATAGATGGAGATTTATTTAAAGTTACAATAGAATTTTTCACAGTTTAA
- the brnQ gene encoding branched-chain amino acid transport system II carrier protein, which yields MKKQYKDTIVVGFALFAMFFGAGNLIFPPYLGLVSGSHWLTGFSGFVIADVGLALLAILAAAKCQGDISVVLGRSGKTISGILAAAIMICLGPLLAIPRTGATTFEMGVAPIFSGFSPILFSVIFFGLTLVLTIKPSKVVDIIGQYLTPALLVALIFLIIMGVVSPLGDLSQPAKIDAIFAEGISQGYQTMDPLGAIALSAVVIISLGQKGYKKESEKVKLTLQAGIVAGVALLIVYGGLAYLGATVAGQFKGVNPADINQTALIVNITEQLLGQPGKVVLAVIVALACLTTSIGLVSATAQYFSKISNGKVKYETIVIGVCIFSAVVANFGVSTIISFSAPILSIIYPATIVLVLMTLFSSKIKNDNAFKFATYIALLVSVITVVDSMGIKMSFIHKLPFDSLGFNWIVPVIIAGVVGSLIPSKKASSSDSLNQDIINK from the coding sequence ATGAAAAAACAATACAAAGATACCATAGTTGTAGGATTTGCATTATTTGCAATGTTCTTTGGGGCAGGAAACTTAATATTTCCACCGTATTTAGGTTTAGTATCCGGTAGTCATTGGTTAACAGGATTTAGTGGATTTGTAATAGCAGATGTAGGATTAGCCTTATTAGCAATATTAGCAGCAGCTAAGTGTCAAGGAGATATAAGTGTAGTACTTGGAAGAAGTGGGAAAACAATTTCAGGTATATTGGCAGCAGCAATTATGATTTGCTTAGGGCCACTTTTAGCAATACCAAGAACAGGAGCAACAACATTTGAAATGGGAGTTGCACCTATATTTAGTGGATTTAGTCCAATATTATTTTCAGTAATATTCTTTGGCTTAACACTTGTACTTACAATAAAGCCATCAAAAGTTGTAGATATTATAGGACAATATTTAACTCCAGCATTATTGGTAGCACTAATATTTTTAATTATAATGGGTGTGGTATCACCACTTGGTGATTTAAGCCAGCCAGCTAAAATAGATGCCATATTTGCAGAAGGTATATCTCAAGGATATCAAACAATGGATCCATTAGGAGCAATAGCTTTATCTGCTGTAGTAATAATATCTCTTGGTCAAAAAGGATATAAAAAAGAGTCTGAAAAAGTAAAATTAACATTACAAGCAGGAATTGTCGCAGGAGTAGCACTACTTATAGTATATGGAGGACTTGCATATTTAGGGGCTACAGTTGCTGGTCAGTTTAAAGGAGTAAATCCAGCTGATATAAATCAAACAGCATTAATAGTAAACATAACAGAGCAACTACTAGGTCAACCTGGTAAAGTAGTATTAGCAGTTATAGTAGCATTAGCTTGCTTAACAACTTCAATAGGTCTTGTTTCAGCAACAGCTCAATATTTTTCTAAAATATCAAATGGAAAAGTAAAATATGAAACAATAGTAATTGGAGTATGTATATTTAGTGCAGTAGTAGCTAACTTTGGTGTTAGTACAATAATATCATTCTCTGCACCAATACTATCAATAATTTATCCTGCTACAATAGTTTTAGTATTAATGACTTTATTTAGCAGTAAAATTAAAAATGATAATGCTTTTAAATTTGCAACATATATAGCATTACTTGTAAGTGTTATTACAGTTGTAGACAGTATGGGAATTAAGATGTCATTTATACACAAATTACCTTTTGATAGCTTAGGATTTAACTGGATAGTTCCTGTTATAATTGCTGGTGTAGTAGGCAGTTTAATTCCATCAAAGAAAGCATCAAGTAGTGATAGTTTAAATCAAGATATTATAAATAAATAA
- a CDS encoding glycoside hydrolase family 73 protein — MKKSKILILIIALIAIAVGAGYGCYRWYSLKELNKEQIKISDYIEYTDLASENTAQVNWKYVASIIGVIENNNFEKATTNEIKEIAKMFVNDKHKLNSLDTVLEKIGFSKNEKQRAYDYIEDLKYYGLTPSKLESDSQYIKFIESIKEGAITNYKKYKILPSVTIAQAILETGWGQSELASKYNNLFGIKADKFWKGEFVTLETKEFSGTVINDKFRKYKDKDQSIYDHAKFLYENKRYRENGVFESNTYKYQANALQEAGYSTLMNDMGEKIYAKQLIQLIQQYNLQLIDNEAQGQK, encoded by the coding sequence ATGAAAAAAAGTAAAATATTAATATTAATTATTGCCCTGATAGCAATAGCTGTGGGTGCAGGATACGGTTGTTATAGGTGGTATTCTTTGAAAGAGTTAAATAAAGAACAAATAAAAATAAGTGACTATATAGAATATACAGATCTTGCAAGTGAAAATACAGCACAAGTAAATTGGAAGTATGTAGCTTCAATAATAGGGGTTATAGAAAATAATAATTTTGAAAAAGCAACAACTAATGAAATAAAAGAAATAGCTAAAATGTTTGTTAATGATAAGCATAAACTAAACTCTTTAGATACAGTACTAGAAAAAATAGGATTTAGTAAAAATGAAAAGCAAAGAGCATACGATTATATAGAAGATTTAAAATACTACGGTTTAACACCTAGTAAATTAGAATCAGACTCTCAATACATTAAGTTCATAGAAAGTATAAAAGAAGGAGCAATAACAAATTATAAAAAATATAAAATACTTCCTTCTGTAACAATAGCTCAGGCAATACTTGAAACAGGATGGGGACAATCTGAATTAGCAAGCAAGTATAACAATTTATTTGGAATAAAAGCGGATAAGTTTTGGAAGGGTGAATTTGTTACTTTAGAAACTAAAGAGTTTTCTGGAACTGTAATAAATGATAAGTTCAGAAAATATAAAGATAAAGATCAATCAATATATGATCATGCGAAATTCTTATATGAAAATAAAAGATACAGAGAAAATGGAGTATTTGAATCAAATACTTACAAATATCAAGCAAATGCACTTCAAGAAGCTGGATATAGTACTCTTATGAATGATATGGGAGAAAAAATATATGCAAAACAATTAATACAATTGATACAACAATATAACTTACAATTGATAGATAATGAGGCGCAAGGTCAAAAATAG
- a CDS encoding helix-turn-helix transcriptional regulator — MIDISSIQNIIKMIILLQSRGKMKGFELAQELEVSERRILKYKKDLEAAGIWIESKPGAYGGYSIISNNLLGANIKEKDIIVLEMLKEQLLYNNDINKNEFIEIVDKLKSVVNSKNNLNNYMDYFTVQSKCNYDYKKQKELCDSIIYSYITKRKIQIDYYSLSSGLKNRVVHPYGMFTYKGDTYMVAYCESRKRFLDFKICRIESYEVLEEKYKFNDDFNWDEYSKNCVGIYKDGEIDLVLKINKPFSLIIEEKIWVDNQEIIQKEKYIIFKARMNGYSEIKSWVLSMGSNATVLEPQKLKEDIKEEIKKIKNLY, encoded by the coding sequence ATGATAGATATAAGTTCAATACAAAATATTATTAAGATGATAATTTTATTGCAAAGTAGAGGTAAAATGAAAGGATTTGAATTAGCACAAGAACTAGAGGTAAGTGAGAGAAGGATTCTAAAATATAAGAAAGATTTAGAGGCTGCAGGAATATGGATAGAATCTAAACCAGGTGCATACGGAGGTTATTCTATAATAAGCAATAATTTGCTTGGTGCTAATATAAAAGAAAAAGATATAATCGTATTAGAAATGCTAAAAGAACAATTATTATACAACAATGACATTAACAAAAATGAATTTATAGAAATTGTGGATAAATTAAAATCTGTAGTTAACAGCAAAAATAACTTAAATAATTATATGGATTATTTCACAGTTCAATCAAAATGTAATTATGATTATAAAAAACAAAAAGAATTATGTGATAGCATTATATATTCATATATAACAAAAAGAAAAATACAAATTGATTACTATTCTCTATCATCAGGGTTAAAAAATAGAGTAGTTCATCCATATGGTATGTTTACTTATAAAGGTGATACTTATATGGTAGCGTATTGTGAAAGTAGAAAAAGATTTTTGGATTTTAAGATATGTAGAATAGAGAGTTATGAAGTATTAGAAGAAAAGTACAAATTCAATGATGATTTTAATTGGGATGAATACAGTAAAAACTGTGTAGGTATCTATAAAGATGGCGAAATTGATTTAGTTTTAAAAATAAATAAGCCCTTTTCATTAATAATAGAAGAAAAAATATGGGTAGATAATCAAGAAATAATACAAAAAGAAAAGTATATAATCTTTAAAGCAAGAATGAATGGATATAGTGAAATAAAGAGTTGGGTTTTGAGTATGGGATCAAATGCAACTGTGTTAGAACCACAAAAACTAAAAGAAGATATTAAGGAAGAAATAAAAAAAATAAAAAATTTATATTAA